The proteins below come from a single Streptomyces sp. MRC013 genomic window:
- a CDS encoding 2-hydroxymuconate tautomerase — MPMIRVQMFPGRTSDQKEALVKEVTEAIVRTCDAKQEDVWVIIDEVDREHWALGGTMYSRR, encoded by the coding sequence ATGCCCATGATCCGCGTGCAGATGTTCCCCGGTCGCACCTCCGACCAGAAGGAAGCCCTCGTCAAGGAGGTGACCGAGGCGATCGTGCGCACCTGCGACGCCAAGCAGGAGGACGTCTGGGTGATCATCGACGAGGTCGACCGCGAGCACTGGGCGCTCGGCGGGACCATGTACTCCCGCCGCTAG
- a CDS encoding type II toxin-antitoxin system death-on-curing family toxin — MTGVRYVQIDEILAIARAVNGTDHSVRDLGLLVSAIERPRTNVFGAELYPTLHEKAAALLHSVARNHALIDGNKRTAWLAMRVFLRFNGVGASTVPPPVPVAGPFVEDVAQDNTDVPAIAKRLSIWFPIS; from the coding sequence GTGACCGGCGTCCGCTACGTCCAGATCGACGAGATCCTGGCCATCGCCCGCGCGGTCAACGGGACCGACCACAGTGTGCGTGACCTGGGCCTTCTGGTGTCGGCGATCGAGCGTCCCCGGACGAACGTGTTCGGGGCTGAGTTGTATCCCACGCTGCACGAGAAGGCTGCGGCACTGCTGCACTCCGTCGCCCGCAATCACGCGCTGATCGACGGCAACAAGCGCACCGCCTGGCTCGCCATGCGTGTCTTCCTGCGCTTCAACGGCGTCGGCGCCAGTACTGTCCCGCCGCCCGTCCCCGTTGCCGGCCCGTTCGTCGAGGATGTCGCGCAGGACAACACCGATGTACCGGCCATTGCCAAGCGCCTCTCGATCTGGTTCCCCATTTCCTGA
- a CDS encoding ribbon-helix-helix protein, CopG family, protein MAMTLRLPDDLDAKLTERARREGRSKQELAIEAIRDAQNRAELKVDDLLAELMDSDAEILDYLK, encoded by the coding sequence ATGGCGATGACTCTCCGACTCCCCGACGACCTTGACGCGAAGCTCACCGAGCGGGCTCGCCGGGAGGGCCGCAGCAAGCAGGAACTTGCCATTGAGGCCATCCGTGACGCTCAGAACCGGGCCGAGCTGAAGGTCGATGACCTCTTGGCCGAGCTCATGGACAGCGATGCAGAGATCCTGGACTACTTGAAGTGA